A stretch of DNA from Dokdonia sp. PRO95:
TAGCGAGTTTGTACCTCTAGTAGATAATAGCACTGCAGCAAACAGATCTACAAACCGTAGAACAAAGATATATGTACTTCCTAAGATTGATCAATTTTATGATATGATTGAGCAAGAAATGAAAAACATGTCTGGAGAAGATGTAGAGGTAGAAGAAGGGAACTAAGGATCTCATTAGACAACTCTTACAGAACAAAAAGCGACTATCGGCAAGATAGTCGCTTTTTTCGTTTAACTACACAGATGAGATTTGAATAAGTGCTCTTAAACGTCAATATCATCGCTCAAAGACACAATTTATACGTTTAAATGTTAAAATTTAGTGTACTTGGTCGATTATCGTCTTAATTGTGTGTTTCATAGAGGTTTTCGCCATACTTTCGATGTATCGCAATATTAAACAGCCCCATTATGAAAAATATTACTCTTATTATCTTAGCTCTTTTCTGCTCATCAATACTTGTAGCAGAGATCTCTCCAAAAGAAAAGCAAGCTCTTGTAGATTTATACAATAGCACTAACGGAAATGAGTGGACAAACTCTTGGGACCTTTCTCAAACTCCAGAAAACTGGACAGGTGTAACTATCTTTAGAGATAAAGTATTTGCGGTAAGTCTTAAGGACAACAATCTTACAGGTACAATCCCAGCAAGTATAGGTGACCTTACAGGACTTAAAATATTAAATCTTCAAAAAAATGATTTACACGGAGCGATACCAGCTTCTTTAGGATCTATAAAAGGTCTTAAGACAATCAACTTATCTTTAAACAAACTTGAAGGGAACATCCCTAGCGAAATCCTTGCGATGGGAAGCCTAGAGTACTTAGACCTATTCTTTAATAACTTAAGTGGAGAATTAAAGAGCGATGTAGCTGGATTAAAAAACTTAAAAAGATTAAGTCTTGCAAATAATGACTTTAAAGGTCAACTACCTGTAGCAATCACTTCATTAGAAAAACTTACAGACTTACAACTTAGTAGTAACAACTTCTCTGGTAACTTGCCTAATGGTATTGCTGCATTACCACAATTAAAGAAACTTAACCTTTTTGACAATAACTTTACAGGTGCGTTTCCTACAAAACTTAATGCTCTTAACTTAGATGAGCTTACATACAATAACAACAACTTTACAGAAACAACTACCCTACTAGCTGGTGGCGAATAAGTTACTAGTCTTTAGGTTAGATTAGTAAGTACCCCAAATCTTTAATTAGATTTAGTTAAGAGCCTCTCCTTTTGGAGAGGTTTTTTAATAGGTATCTATTTTATAATTCTGGACTTCCTTTTCCTTCTCTTATGAGAATAGGCTCATCACCCGTAAGATCTATTACGGTAGAAGGAACGTTACCTCCATAGCCACCGTCTACAATTACGTCTACGCGGTTCTGCCACTTCTCAAAAATAAGTTCTGGATCTGTGGTATATTCTATCACCTCATCTTCATCATAGATTGACGTAGAGATAATAGGGTTCCCTAGCTCTCTCACAATGGCTCTAGTAATCTCGTTATCTGGCACACGTATTCCTACTTCCTTTTTCTTTTTAAAGACACTAGGCAAGTTATTATTACCTGGCAATATGAACGTATAAGGTCCTGGCAGGGCTCGTTTCAATATTTTAAAGGTCTTAGTATCTATCTGCTTTACATAGTCAGATAAGTTACTTAGGTCTTCACATACAAAGGAGAAATTTGCCTTTGCTAGCTTTACTCCTTTTATCTGTGCTACGCGTTCTAGTGCTTTGGTATTTGTAATGTCGCAGCCCAGCGCATACACGGTATCACTTGGATAAATGATAAGTCCGCCGTTTTTTAGAATTTTTACGATTTCTTTTAAATCCTTAGGATTTGGATTCTCTTCGTAGAGTTTTATAAACTTTGACATGGCTGTAATTTTTTGTGAATGTACGAGTAAGAATTAATATGCTCATCACGCTTTCGCGAAAGCGTAACTTTCCTAATCTACGCGCTGTACTTCGTCCTCAAGTTTGAGTACATTATCACCATCTTCTTGCTCGATGTAAAGTGCTTTATTGCCAGATTCTCCATTACGAGTGACTTCGTTGCCTTTGATAGTTTTGGTTACTTTCTCTGTAAAAGTTTCGGTTACTTTTCCTTCTGCGGTACCGTTACCCCACTTCCACTGTACTTTTGTTCCTTCCTTAATCATAACTTTTTTATTTAAAGTTACTTATAAGCTTAAAATATCTCGCAGAAACTAACGCAACCTTAACATAAAAGTAAAATCTATGCGTTATACCTTAAAATTGTCTTAATGAAACTACTATATATTCTTTTTGTACTCGCTGCCATGAGCTGGAGCTGCTCAGATAGTGATGAGACTAGCACAGATGTCATTACTCCTGATATGGAGATGGAAGAAGCCGTTGCGCTCGAGGCGCTTACGCTTACAGATGTTCCTTACGGTAATGACCCTGCGCAGGTGTATGACATTTATTTACCTGCAAGACGTAGTGCTGCCAAAACAAAAATGATTATCCTCATACACGGTGGTGGCTGGACAGAAGGAGATAAGGAAAACGTATCTGCTTTTATAAATCTTGTACAATCACAACATCCAGATTATGGCGTGGTAAATATGAATTACATACTGGCAAATCCTCCAGCGATACCAGCATTTCCTAATCAGTTTCTGGATGTGCAGGCGGTGATTAATCAGCTTAATGATACTAGTAGCGAGTTGCAATTTAATAACGAGTATGCTTTTATAGGCCTTAGTGCTGGTGCACATATTGCGATGATGTATGACTATACCTATGATGTAGATGACCAAGTAAAATTTGTAGCCAACATAGTAGGCCCAGCAGATTTTACAGATCCTTTTTATGCAGACGGCCCAGGTTTTGAAACCTACATAGCCGCACTTACTGATGAAACTGCCTATCCCGAGGATGCAAATTATAGCGAACTGTTAAGCCCTGCCAAAGTAGTCACTGCAAGTGCTAGCCCTACCCTTCAGTTTTACGGAGATCAAGATCCGCTGGTGCCGCTTACTAATGGTCAGCGACTAGATACGGCGCTTTCTAATGCTGGTGTTCCGCATATCTTTACAATTTATGAAGGTGGGCATGGAGATTGGGATGCTACGAGCTACCTCGATGTGCAGCAAAAAATAGGCGCTTACATTGACCTCTACTTACCTATAGAAGATTAAGTATACAATGCTAAACAATATTACGAGATAGAAGGTATTCCTGTATAGCTTTCGCGAAAGCGTAGTTATCACCATAAAAAAAATGCTGACATCTTGTGGACGTCAGCATTTGTATTTTTTATCAGCTTGTACAAGTACTAGCTTACAATCTCAAGCTTAGCAAAACGTAGTAACAATTTTTTGAGACCGCCGCTTTCAAAATTAATTTCTGCTTTTTGATCTTGGCCTTTTCCTTCTAGTCCTACTACAATCCCTTTCCCAAAACGGATATGCTTTACCACCGTACCCGGTTCTAGCGCTCCCGCGAGTGAAGACACAGGCTCATTACCGCTAGTAGGCCTTATCTTGCGCAACTTGCGTAGCTGGTCTTGTGATGGGTTACCCACTCTAGGAGGCGTACCGCTCACGGGCTTCTTTAATCGTAATTTACTTTTATCTACCTCGCCAAATTCATCTATATCCATGAGTGACTTATAGCGGTTTCTCATCATAGGCGTCTGGTAGTCCAGATACTTATCATCTATTTCCTCTATAAAACGGCTAGGCTCTGCATCTACCAGTTTACCCCAGCGATATCTAGACTCTGTATAGGTAAGGTATGCCTGCTTCTCTGCTCTAGTAAGTGCCACATAAAACAAGCGGCGCTCCTCCTCTAGTTCACTACGTGTGCTCATACTCATACCAGAAGGAAAGAGATCTTCCTCCATACCCACGATGTATACAAATGGAAATTCAAGTCCCTTTGCCAGGTGGATGGTCATTAATGCAACGCGGTCATCATCACCCG
This window harbors:
- a CDS encoding L-threonylcarbamoyladenylate synthase: MSKFIKLYEENPNPKDLKEIVKILKNGGLIIYPSDTVYALGCDITNTKALERVAQIKGVKLAKANFSFVCEDLSNLSDYVKQIDTKTFKILKRALPGPYTFILPGNNNLPSVFKKKKEVGIRVPDNEITRAIVRELGNPIISTSIYDEDEVIEYTTDPELIFEKWQNRVDVIVDGGYGGNVPSTVIDLTGDEPILIREGKGSPEL
- a CDS encoding DUF2945 domain-containing protein, with the translated sequence MIKEGTKVQWKWGNGTAEGKVTETFTEKVTKTIKGNEVTRNGESGNKALYIEQEDGDNVLKLEDEVQRVD
- a CDS encoding alpha/beta hydrolase, coding for MKLLYILFVLAAMSWSCSDSDETSTDVITPDMEMEEAVALEALTLTDVPYGNDPAQVYDIYLPARRSAAKTKMIILIHGGGWTEGDKENVSAFINLVQSQHPDYGVVNMNYILANPPAIPAFPNQFLDVQAVINQLNDTSSELQFNNEYAFIGLSAGAHIAMMYDYTYDVDDQVKFVANIVGPADFTDPFYADGPGFETYIAALTDETAYPEDANYSELLSPAKVVTASASPTLQFYGDQDPLVPLTNGQRLDTALSNAGVPHIFTIYEGGHGDWDATSYLDVQQKIGAYIDLYLPIED